AAAGATGAGTCAGTTAAACTTGCTCTTAAAACAGGCTCTTCAGACATTCACTTGTACAAGAGAATTGTTTCACCAAAATTTGGATATTCTAGTGAAGCTCATGAATAAAATATGTTTGGATGATGTCAGAATAAATCCAGTCCTGCTTAGTAATGTTATTTGGGAAAAACCTAACAAAGCACCAGCAACATATGTCCATATCTTCGAAGATCTCGATATCACTATGggtattttcattttgaaacctGGCTTACTATTACCTCTTCATGATCATCCAGAAATGCATGGCTTGATCAAAGTTATTCATGGTAAAGTAAAAATAACGAGTTACTCATTGAATACAGACAGTgtagaaatattcaataatgaaaatgGTCAAGCTTTCTCAGAACCACTGACTCCAATCATCGCAGAAAAAACTTCTGAAATTACTGTTGACTCTAGCAATGCTTGTTCAATCTTATATCCTGAACATAAGAATATACATCAAGTAGAATGTATAAATGGACCAGCAGCATTTATGGACATTTTATCTCCACCCTATGATACTATTAATGAACATGGAGAAATGAGGAGATGCAACTATTATAGAGTATTAGCTGAGGTTGCAcccaatattttcaagttacaaAAGACTGATTCACCATCAACATTCTGGACGGATTCTGCACCATTTATAGGCAAATTATTCGGGTGATGATTCAAGAACGCTTCCTGATAGTTAGGTTTTTCCTATGTATAGTTATTTATTGCTTATGTGCAAGTAATGTTACTGTGCTGTGTTCAAATGTTACTAATTTTCTtggaaattaaaaaatattagaTTTATATCGTTGTTATCACTCACACACTCCACCTTTGACTAGCGCAATCAACTGTATAATATGTGTATAGTGAATGTTTTGTACTAGATGTTATCAATTTGATCAGGAAAATAAATTATagtactcaaaataaataacatcATTGGATTATTTTCCCTATAATGTCCATTTTCTAATACAGGCTTTTTAACACAAACTGTCTATTATAAGTGTCTGGAGAaccaaatgaaaatttgttgTGGGAtctattcaactgaaatattgTTGAGATCCAACTTCTGTTTATGCCTGTTAGTTGAGACTAACTTTGATTTTTCagatgggacaccctatatgatcctcagattttcagaaaatatctcACTTGGTTCTCTGGATACTTCTAGTAGACATTTTGCgtggaacactctgtataatgagaaagaatttttttcttaatcaGATTATaacaaatttttagttttgacATTGGCTTTTCCAATTCTTTTTTCGTTTTATCATCATAAGCATTTGATTTTGATATTTCACTTAagaatttcattcatgattCAACATATAGCTGGTACTCCAGTTTTTATTTGATAGGAATGACGGTTTTATAACATTCTGATACGAGATATTTGTCGTGGACGCACCGACAAGAATCTAAATGGAAATTTACGATTGCAATAAGTTGGAACCTacttgaattgattgatttatatCATGATGAAGAGTTTTTATTAGTAATATAAGTGGGGTTTTTTTACTATTCGTATTTTTGCTATCCAGTACAACACACGTGGTTTACAACAAGATTATTGTAATGAAAAATAAGAGCATCATTGTAGTCTTCTTTGTCTGTAAGTATTTCAGATTTTCTACATTCATCATTCATCTTATTGATCGTTTCCCCATCTTTTTTCATTCACCTCACTGGAGATCTCCCAAGCTATCTAACTTTTTCTTTTCAAATGAATTTATCTAAATCTGAGAGAcgatatattatttatttttacagTCTCATTGCTTCTGACTTCGGAAGCATGTAAATCTTGCGGATCTGAATGTGAATCATCATGTGGAACGCGAAGATTCAGAGTATGTTGCTTTAGTTTCATGAGAAAAAGAAGCGATCTTCCTAATTTACCACAAAGACGTTTCATTTGGAGATTGCCAACTATGGAAGATACATTTACGAAAAATAGCCAAATGGACAACTACTAAGCAAAAGATTCTATATATCAACTtttttaatacatacatattatatttctctgattatcctatttttcaaaactttACTATTCCTACAATCCAACTGAAATAAAGGGTTCaatttaaatatttattgaCAAATTATGAATCAAGTAACAGGAAGGGAATATTCAAtgttttt
Above is a window of Coccinella septempunctata chromosome 5, icCocSept1.1, whole genome shotgun sequence DNA encoding:
- the LOC123313195 gene encoding 2-aminoethanethiol dioxygenase produces the protein MSQLNLLLKQALQTFTCTRELFHQNLDILVKLMNKICLDDVRINPVLLSNVIWEKPNKAPATYVHIFEDLDITMGIFILKPGLLLPLHDHPEMHGLIKVIHGKVKITSYSLNTDSVEIFNNENGQAFSEPLTPIIAEKTSEITVDSSNACSILYPEHKNIHQVECINGPAAFMDILSPPYDTINEHGEMRRCNYYRVLAEVAPNIFKLQKTDSPSTFWTDSAPFIGKLFG